The following are encoded in a window of Cydia amplana chromosome 20, ilCydAmpl1.1, whole genome shotgun sequence genomic DNA:
- the LOC134657376 gene encoding uncharacterized protein LOC134657376, with the protein MSKLTVTNFTKRTGSPFSKNETIEVKHEEVLQKSPFEKQKEKQSELLQKVNKKTAEYQSSKPSSGVFTEVTTSGAFTSKNTTVKEATKNDTRASPPKNIPNGNGSKALLGFPSSANDLALDAKSDLEADANISKETKDKVIEKLFTLVSMVQHVFESKVRIMQELEKYKDTHMKNEIRREKEHAEQLYKLNMNFQNEVVQSIQRLKSELDISRNVSENVEDKGNANDISIEFTTKSQVSEENDIEIKVDDKSEGSEE; encoded by the coding sequence ATGTCTAAATTAACTGTGACGAATTTCACGAAGCGGACGGGAAGTCCGTTCAGCAAGAATGAAACAATCGAAGTGAAACATGAAGAAGTTCTTCAGAAATCTCCCTTTGAAAAGCAGAAGGAGAAACAAAGTGAACTGCTACAGAAGGTAAATAAGAAGACTGCTGAGTATCAATCGAGTAAACCTAGTTCTGGAGTGTTTACTGAAGTTACTACATCTGGCGCGTTTACATCTAAGAATACAACAGTAAAAGAAGCTACAAAGAATGATACAAGAGCATCACCTCCTAAAAACATCCCTAATGGAAATGGATCTAAGGCTCTCCTAGGTTTCCCATCATCGGCTAATGACTTGGCCCTTGATGCCAAATCTGATCTTGAAGCCGATGCAAACATATCAAAAGAAACAAAAGACAAGGTGATCGAGAAACTGTTTACTTTAGTGTCTATGGTGCAGCATGTTTTCGAGTCTAAAGTGAGAATCATGCAGGAACTTGAGAAGTACAAGGATACGCATATGAAGAATGAAATAAGGAGAGAAAAGGAACACGCAGAACAGCTGTATAAGTTGAATATGAATTTCCAGAACGAAGTTGTTCAATCGATTCAGAGATTGAAGAGTGAGTTAGATATTTCGAGGAATGTATCTGAAAATGTGGAAGACAAAGGTAATGCAAATGACATATCGATAGAGTTCACCACAAAATCACAAGTTAGCGAGGAGAACGATATTGAAATTAAGGTGGATGACAAATCAGAAGGAAGTGAAGAGTGA
- the LOC134657653 gene encoding uncharacterized protein LOC134657653 isoform X2, which produces MVSHRAMFLVALALFGGALAQPAKQGFWKGTPMDGLVEEMRSGCAEGSDPTACIKFKVMSLLDTIFKKDTFQISEAVEVTKNGAGNDVTGRSNGDFFDNVQNFIQSHDVTFQLPIADTKITVSPRNLDQDEMSVNIKFNKEGARSVGEARKAKLKKIIVPILVFVLLKAMTLIPLAIGVLGLKAWNALQLSFFSFVVSVALAIFQLCKKIAADNTHPQIAAHGPWDAAYAARQRRDAVEPQEVAQELAYNAYH; this is translated from the exons ATGGTGTCTCACAGAGCGATGTTCCTCGTGGCCTTGGCGCTGTTCGGAGGTGCGCTGGCCCAGCCTGCCAAGCAAGGCTTCTGGAAGGGAACACCCATGGATGGACTCGTCGAGGAGATGAGATCCGGCTGCGCCGAAGGATCCGATCCCACCGCTTGCATCAAATTCAAGGTCATGTCCTTGTTGGATACCATCTTCAAGAAGGACACTTTCcag ATCTCCGAAGCCGTGGAAGTGACCAAGAACGGAGCCGGCAATGACGTCACTGGCCGTTCCAACGGGGACTTCTTCGATAACGTTCAGAACTTCATCCAGTCCCACGACGTGACTTTCCAGTTGCCCATCGCCGACACCAAGATCACCGTGAGCCCGAGGAACCTCGACCAGGATGAGATGAGCGTGAACATTAAGTTCAACAAGGAGGGCGCCCGCTCCGTTGGCGAAGCCCGCAAAGCCAAGCTCAAGAAGATCATCGTGCCCATCCTGGTGTTCGTGCTCCTCAAGGCCATGACCCTCATCCCTCTGGCCATTGGCGTGCTCGGTCTGAAGGCCTGGAACGCCCTGCAGCTGTCTTTCTTCTCTTTCGTCGTCTCTGTGGCTCTCGCCATCTTCCAGCTTTGCAAGAAG ATCGCGGCGGACAACACGCACCCCCAGATTGCGGCCCATGGACCTTGGGATGCTGCCTATGCCGCCCGCCAGAGGAGGGACGCAGTCGAACCCCAGGAAGTCGCTCAAGAACTCGCCTACAACGCTTACCATTAA
- the LOC134657653 gene encoding uncharacterized protein LOC134657653 isoform X1, whose translation MVSHRAMFLVALALFGGALAQPAKQGFWKGTPMDGLVEEMRSGCAEGSDPTACIKFKVMSLLDTIFKKDTFQISEAVEVTKNGAGNDVTGRSNGDFFDNVQNFIQSHDVTFQLPIADTKITVSPRNLDQDEMSVNIKFNKEGARSVGEARKAKLKKIIVPILVFVLLKAMTLIPLAIGVLGLKAWNALQLSFFSFVVSVALAIFQLCKKFTQIAADNTHPQIAAHGPWDAAYAARQRRDAVEPQEVAQELAYNAYH comes from the exons ATGGTGTCTCACAGAGCGATGTTCCTCGTGGCCTTGGCGCTGTTCGGAGGTGCGCTGGCCCAGCCTGCCAAGCAAGGCTTCTGGAAGGGAACACCCATGGATGGACTCGTCGAGGAGATGAGATCCGGCTGCGCCGAAGGATCCGATCCCACCGCTTGCATCAAATTCAAGGTCATGTCCTTGTTGGATACCATCTTCAAGAAGGACACTTTCcag ATCTCCGAAGCCGTGGAAGTGACCAAGAACGGAGCCGGCAATGACGTCACTGGCCGTTCCAACGGGGACTTCTTCGATAACGTTCAGAACTTCATCCAGTCCCACGACGTGACTTTCCAGTTGCCCATCGCCGACACCAAGATCACCGTGAGCCCGAGGAACCTCGACCAGGATGAGATGAGCGTGAACATTAAGTTCAACAAGGAGGGCGCCCGCTCCGTTGGCGAAGCCCGCAAAGCCAAGCTCAAGAAGATCATCGTGCCCATCCTGGTGTTCGTGCTCCTCAAGGCCATGACCCTCATCCCTCTGGCCATTGGCGTGCTCGGTCTGAAGGCCTGGAACGCCCTGCAGCTGTCTTTCTTCTCTTTCGTCGTCTCTGTGGCTCTCGCCATCTTCCAGCTTTGCAAGAAG TTTACCCAGATCGCGGCGGACAACACGCACCCCCAGATTGCGGCCCATGGACCTTGGGATGCTGCCTATGCCGCCCGCCAGAGGAGGGACGCAGTCGAACCCCAGGAAGTCGCTCAAGAACTCGCCTACAACGCTTACCATTAA
- the LOC134657391 gene encoding uncharacterized protein LOC134657391 — MKCVLFVACVVAVRGYSIADNEVVTPRLRTSEDLLDSVISDCFDTGEPSACLKVKVLSYLDTQLGVNKESARSFDEKNIDKVIFDRVGRILNANEFRFKLPEFIFQNAEVSYRADRGFDVEFPEETENGEARGLLKKKLLLPVLLLLKLKMKAIMPILVTIIGIKAVKALILSKLAITLVLGFLIYNLVLKKGAMPMMMAPTDAPPAPQYGPPASQYGPPSTPAAPTDSYGSPQWEPSSSGQYSRVWDPSQLAYSSYFPSESSSSGSQSPSYSSVASISTVSSSSSPTY, encoded by the exons ATGAAGTGCGTTTTATTTGTGGCTTGTGTGGTTGCTGTGAGGGGTTACAGCATAGCGGACAATGAGGTTGTCACCCCTCGTTTGAGAACAAGTGAGGATCTGTTGGACAGTGTTATCAGTGATTGTTTCGACACGGGCGAGCCTTCAGCATGCCTTAAAGTCAAAGTGCTTTCATACCTGGATACGCAGCTCGGAGTGAACAAGGAGTCGGCCCGGTCTTTCGACGAGAAGAACATCGATAAAGTGATCTTCGATCGTGTTGGGAGGATCCTGAACGCGAACGAGTTCAGGTTCAAGCTGCCGGAGTTCATCTTCCAGAATGCTGAAGTGTCGTACAGGGCTGATCGGGGGTTCGATGTTGAATTCCCTGAGGAGACTGAAAACGGTGAAG CTCGTGGCCTCTTGAAGAAGAAGCTTCTGCTCCCCGTTCTGCTGCTCTTGAAGCTGAAGATGAAGGCGATCATGCCCATCCTGGTGACCATCATCGGCATTAAGGCTGTCAAGGCCCTGATCCTCAGCAAGCTGGCCATCACCCTGGTGCTTGGATTCTTGATTTACAATCTGGTTTTGAAGAAGGGAG CGATGCCCATGATGATGGCCCCAACCGACGCCCCGCCAGCGCCTCAATACGGACCCCCCGCCTCACAATACGGGCCCCCCTCTACCCCTGCCGCTCCCACAGACTCCTATGGCAGCCCTCAATGGGAGCCCTCAAGCTCCGGGCAGTACTCTCGCGTCTGGGACCCTAGTCAGCTCGCGTATAGCTCGTACTTCCCTAGCGAATCCAGCTCGTCTGGCTCTCAGTCACCTAGCTACTCCAGCGTAGCTTCCATCTCGACTgtttcatcatcatcctcgccCACCTACTAG